Genomic DNA from Aggregatilinea lenta:
TCGTTATGCTGCTCGGCACGTCCGGTTGTCGCGCGGGCGAGTTGGCTTCACTTCAGTTGCAGGATGTGGATTGGGAAGGGTGTACTGCAATGGTGAATGGCAAAGGGGAAAGCTGAGGCAGATCTACTTCGACGACGCGACCCGAGACGCCTTACGGGGCTGGGTTGCCGTGCGTCCGCCGGTCGATCACGACTGCGTATTCTGTTCGCGTACAACGGGGGGACCTCTGTTGGCACGGGGTGTCTCGCAGGTCATCCGCCGCTTGTGCAAGACGGCGGGGATTCGCAGCCTTGGCGCGCACAGTCTACGCCACCGCGTGGGCCTCACGTTTGCCCGAAACCACGTCGCGCCGCGCATCGCGCAGCACTATCTCGGCCACACGAACATCACGATCACGTTGAGCTACTATCAGGATGTGGATGAAAGTGATCTTCGTGCGGCGGGGCAACTTCTAACTTCGTAGGGTATCAGGGTCCAAAGTGATCCACGCTCAGCATGTGCTGAGCGTGGATGGCTGTCGGGGTGCGGGGACTTGAACCCCGGACCTCTGCGTCCCAAACGCAGCGCGCTAGCCAACTGCGCCACACCCCGGACGGAATGTGTTTAGTATACCTGTCGCCCCTAGGCATGACAAGGGCAC
This window encodes:
- a CDS encoding tyrosine-type recombinase/integrase — its product is MYCNGEWQRGKLRQIYFDDATRDALRGWVAVRPPVDHDCVFCSRTTGGPLLARGVSQVIRRLCKTAGIRSLGAHSLRHRVGLTFARNHVAPRIAQHYLGHTNITITLSYYQDVDESDLRAAGQLLTS